A window from Primulina huaijiensis isolate GDHJ02 chromosome 11, ASM1229523v2, whole genome shotgun sequence encodes these proteins:
- the LOC140988685 gene encoding aminotransferase ALD1, chloroplastic-like — MFKASSFGLMPCKTFLQPKSSIKTEDNGKVKFYHTKVVRNPKLERLQYNYLFPEISARELQHVKKYPNARVISLGIGDTTEPLPEVVASSMANYAHNLSTPAGYRGYGAEQGSKELRKAIAETFYKKMGIKDKEVFVSDGAQCDISRLQLLFGSNMSIAIQDPIFPAYIDSSVIIGQTGDVDTESGRYQNIKYMKCGPHNGFFPNLWETERTDIIFFCSPNNPTGHAANREQLEQLVQFAQDNGSIIVYDSAYAVYVTDGPRSIYEISGAKKVAIEISSFSKIAGFTGVRLGWTVVPEELLYLNGFPVINDFNRIVCTCFNGASRIAQAGGLASLSSEGFKGVLSLVDHYKQNAEILLETFESLGLKAYGGVNAPYLWVHFPGSNSWDVFNEILEKTHIITVPGSGFGPAGKEFIRVTAFGHREDIIEASKRLTSLLS, encoded by the exons ATGTTCAAGGCTTCATCTTTCGGTTTAATGCCTTGTAAAACATTTCTTCAGCCTAAATCTAG TATCAAAACAGAAGATAATGGGAAAG TTAAATTTTATCACACAAAAGTTGTTCGTAATCCAAAGTTGGAGAGGCTTCAATACAACTATTTGTTTCCTGAG ATTTCTGCACGTGAACTGCAACACGTCAAAAAGTATCCAAATGCAAGAGTTATAAGCCTTGGCATCGGTGACACCACAGAGCCATTACCAGAAGTTGTAGCTTCAAGCATGGCTAAT TATGCACACAACCTTTCGACACCAGCAGGTTATAGAGGGTATGGAGCTGAACAAGGTAGCAAG GAACTTAGAAAGGCAATAGCAGAAAcattttacaagaaaatgggCATAAAGGACAAAGAAGTCTTTGTATCAGATGGTGCACAATGTGATATATCTCGCCTGCAG CTGCTATTTGGATCCAACATGTCCATAGCGATTCAAGATCCGATTTTTCCG GCTTATATAGACTCAAGTGTCATAATTGGACAGACAGGTGATGTGGATACTGAATCAGGGAGGTATCAGAACATCAAGTATATGAAATGTGGCCCTCATAATGGTTTCTTCCCCAACCTCTGGGAAACCGAACGAACGGATATTATCTTCTTCTGCTCCCCCAACAACCCAACGGGTCACGCGGCTAATCGGGAGCAACTAGAACAACTAGTGCAATTCGCGCAGGATAATGGATCGATTATCGTATATGACTCAGCTTACGCTGTTTATGTCACCGATGGACCTCGATCAATATACGAAATCTCTGGAGCCAAAAAG GTTGCTATTGAAATCTCGTCGTTTTCCAAGATAGCCGGATTCACGGGTGTTCGTCTTGGTTGGACAGTGGTGCCTGAGGAGCTCTTGTACTTGAATGGCTTTCCTGTCATAAACGATTTTAACCGTATTGTATGCACTTGCTTCAATGGTGCCTCCCGGATAGCTCAGGCTGGCGGGCTCGCTAGTTTGTCCTCCGAAGGCTTCAAG GGTGTTCTATCTCTTGTTGATCACTACAAACAGAATGCAGAGATACTACTGGAAACATTTGAGTCCCTCGGATTAAAAGCTTACGGGGGCGTAAACGCGCCTTATCTTTGGGTTCACTTTCCGGGGTCGAATTCTTGGGATGTTTTCAATGAAATTCTTGAGAAAACACACATCATAACAGTTCCAGGTAGCGGATTTGGCCCTGCAGGCAAAGAGTTTATTAGAGTTACTGCATTTGGCCACAGGGAAGATATCATAGAAGCTTCAAAAAGGCTAACAAGTCTTCTGTCCTAG
- the LOC140989006 gene encoding non-specific lipid transfer protein GPI-anchored 31-like, whose product MAVCLRVPLLCMLLAFFAAVSSAAQLAPTPAPDCSTLVLSMVDCLSFVTEGSTATKPEGQCCSGLKNVLKIRAECLCETFKNSAQLGVKLNVTKAATLPAACHVSAPSISNCGLSIGSGAAPALSPLAISPSSVAGAPTTNIGVNTIAPAPAPQSSGSSSYLPSAKIFVLATMVFTTSFAIF is encoded by the exons ATGGCAGTTTGTTTGAGAGTGCCTCTTCTCTGCATGCTTCTGGCTTTCTTTGCCGCCGTGAGTTCCGCCGCGCAGTTGGCGCCGACACCCGCGCCGGACTGCTCGACTTTGGTGCTGTCCATGGTGGACTGTCTGTCTTTCGTGACGGAGGGCAGCACGGCGACGAAGCCAGAGGGCCAGTGCTGTTCCGGTCTGAAAAATGTGCTCAAGATTAGGGCGGAGTGTCTCTGTGAGACGTTTAAGAACAGTGCGCAGTTGGGGGTGAAGCTGAATGTCACCAAGGCCGCGACTCTTCCCGCTGCCTGCCATGTTTCTGCTCCTTCTATCAGCAACTGTGGCT TGAGCATTGGCTCTGGTGCAGCTCCAG CTCTTTCACCTTTGGCCATATCTCCTAGTTCGGTTGCCGGGGCACCTACCACCAACATAGGAGTTAATACAATTGCTCCTGCACCAGCTCCTCAAAGCTCGGGCTCGTCGTCATATTTACCCTCTGCCAAGATCTTTGTGCTTGCCACCATGGTTTTTACTACCTCTTTTGCTATATTTTGA